In Pikeienuella piscinae, the sequence CGTATCCAGCAGCAGGCTCGTCTGGCTGTTCGAGACGCCCTGGATCGCCCTCACTTCGCGCAGCACCCGATCGAACGCGGGGAGCGAGCTTGCGTTGATCTCCGCCACGAGGTCCCAGGCGCCGTTCGTGGTGTGGATCGCAGTGATCTCGGGAGTCATTTCGAGCGCGCGGATCACCTGCCGCGTCATCGAACCCTTCAGTTCGATGGTCATCACCGCGCGCACGGTCTCCGGTTCGAGCGCGCCGCCGATATCGATCGTGAAGCGGCGAATCACCCCACGCGCGCGCAGGCTTTCGATTCGAGCGCGCACCGTGCCGCGCGCGAGTCCGAGATTCGCGGCGAGGGCGGAAATCGACGCGCGCCCGTCCTCGCGAAGCACGGCGACGAGCCGGCGGTCGGTCGCGTCGAGCGGTTCTCCGCTCATGCCTCGCGCCTTGGATGCGCGGCCTCATACACGGCCATCAGCCGAGCCTGATCGACGGAGGTGTAGACCTGCGTCGTCGCGAGCGAGGCGTGACCGAGCAGCGCCTGGATCGCCCGGAGATCGCCGCCCGCCTCCAGCAGATGCGTCGCGAAGGAGTGCCGCAGCGCGTGCGGAGTCGCGGTGGCCGGCAGGCCGAGCGCGGCCCGCGCGCGCGCCATCGCGAGGCGCACGAGCCGCTGGTCGAGCCGCTTGCCGCGCGCGCCGAGAAACAGCGGGTCCTCCGGCCCGGTCTCGTAGGGCAAGAGCCGCAGATACTCCTCCACCGCCGCACGCGCTGCCGGAAGCACCGGCGCGATCCGCTCCTTGCCGCCCTTGCCGCTGATCCGCAGCGTCTCCGGCAGCGGCGCGTCAGCGCGGTTGAGCGCCAGCGCCTCGGAGACGCGGAGGCCGGCGCCCCAGAGCAGCGTCAGGACGGCGGCGTCGCGGGCCGCGATCCAGGGTTCGGGGTGGCTGTCGGCGGCGTGCGAGATCATCGCCCGCGCCGCGTCCGCTGCGACCGGTCTGGGCAGGCGGCGCGGCGCTTTCGGGGTGCGGGCGGCGAGCGGCGCCGCGGCCTCCACCCCCTCGGCCTCACCCAGCCAGCGGTGAAAGGACTTTACGGCGGAGAGCGCCCGCGCGGCGGAGCGGGCGGAAAGCCCGTCGGCGCGGAGCCGGGCCTGCCAGGCGCGCATGTCGCGCGGGTTGATCGCGCCGAGCGCCTGTCGCCCCATCGGGCCACCCCTGTGTCCCGCGAGGAACCCGAGATAGCCGGCGACGTCGCGCCGATAGCCGGTGATCGTGTGCGGCGACGCCGCGCGCGCGCCGCTCATCGACGCCAGCCAGCGCCGGAGAAGATCGGCGGCGCCGGCGGACGCCTCCGTCATCAGCTTTCGGGCGCCAGCCAACGGCGGAGCGCCCGCTCCACCACGCCGCCAAAGAACTCCAGAAGGTCGCCGCCATGCTCCGGCCCGAAGCGGCGCGCGTCTTCGGCGCCGAAAACCAGCAGCCCTTCGCGGCCGTCGCCAAGATCGAGCCGGACCAGCGCCTCGGAGCGGATCGAATCCGCCGTGTCGCCAAAGACCGCGTCGGCCTCCGCTACCGCTGGGCGCAGGCTGATCGGTCGCCCGGCGGCGCCGCCAAGCGCGAAATAGGCGTCGACCCCGCCCGGCGGCAGGATCACCAGACTCTCGCTGAGACTCTCGTCGAGTCCGGTCAACGGGCCGGGGGCGGCCTCGTCTGTCTCGATGCAGAGCCGGGCGCAGTCCACTGCGACCATCTCCGGCGTCTCCAGCGTCAACGCGCGGAGGAAATCCACGAAGCGGTTCTGCGCCAGAAGCAGAAGCACCGCCTTCTGAATCTGTGTCGTTCCGGCGAGGTTCTCATAGGCCGCGGCGATGACCGAGCGATGCGTCGTCTCCAGCCGGTCGAGCCGGGCTTCCAGCCGCGTGACCAGCGCGCCGCGCAGATCGACCACCTTGCGCCCGCCAGGCGCCGGCTCGGCGTCGATCAGCGCCTGCATGACGACGCGATCCTCAAGCACGATCGCCGGATCGGCGAGGATTTCTTCGCGAAGATCGCGGGGTGCGGCCGCCGCCTGCGTCTCAGCCAAGGATCTTCTGCCCGGTTTTCGCCCAGTCCTTCAGGAACGCGTCGAGTCCCTTGTCGGTCAGCGGATGCGCCGCGAGCGCCTTGATCACGTTGGGCGGCGCCGTGATGACGTCGGCGCCGATCAGCGCCGCCGCCTTCACATGGTTCACGCTGCGGATGGACGCGGCGAGAATCTCGGTGGAAAAATGGTAGTTGTCGTAGATCTGGCGAATCTCCTGGATGAGATCCATGCCGTCCAGGGAGATATCGTCGAGCCGTCCGATGAAGGGCGAAATGAATGTCGCCCCGGCCTTGGCCGCGAGCAGGGCCTGATTGGCGGAGAAGCAGAGCGTGACGTTGACCATCCGCCCCTCGCCCGTAAGCGTCTTGCAGGCCTTCAGCCCCTCCCAAGTCAACGGTACTTTGATCGCGATATTGGGCGCGATCTCCGCCAGCTTCTTGCCTTCGGCGATCATGCCCTCGGCGTCCGTCGCGACGGTCTCGGCGCTGACCGGGCCGTCGATCAGGTCGCAAATCTCCTTGGTCACATCGGTGATGTCGCGACCGGATTTCATGATCAGCGACGGGTTGGTGGTGACGCCATCGACCATTCCGGTCTCGGCCAGTTCGCGAATCTCGGCGATTTCCGCCGTGTCGACGAAAAATTTCATTGGGTGTTCTCCTGCTTCTCGCCCGCGCTTCTCTCCGCTCATGCGGGTATGGCGCTTTTCGGGCCCACCTCTTCGGGCGAAGCATAATGCAAGGCGCGGCGCGTCGCCATGGGAAATGGCGTGACGGACGTCGCTGAACGCTTCGCGCCGGGCGCGCTGGTGGCGGTGCTGACGCCGCTGCCGGTGGAACGCGCCTATGATTACCGGACGGGGCCAGACATGGCGTTGGCGCCGGGTGATTTCGTCGAGGTGGAGGTTGGACCGAACGTCGTCATCGGCGTGGTCTGGGGGAAGGGCGCGGGAGATGCGGACGCCGCGAAGCTGAAAACCGTGCTCCGCCGGCTCGACCTGCCGCCGGCGACGGCGGCGCTGCGGGCGTTCCTCTCTCGCGCCGCCGACTACACGTTGACGCCGCTCGGCGGCATGTTGCGGCTCGCGACGCGCGCCCCCGATCTCGGTCGCCCGCCGCGCCCGCGCGTCGTCTATCGCCCCGGCGCGCCGGCTGCGCGTGAGACCTCGGCGCGAAAGCGCGTTCTCGCTGCGCTGGCGGAAACCGGCGGCGCCATGTCTGCGGCTGAGCTTTCCGCCTTCGCCGGGGTGTCTGCGGGCGTCGTCAAGGGGATGGCTGCGCTTGGCGCGCTGGTGGCGGAGGAACGCTCCGGCGGACGGCCCTTCGCGCCGCTCGACCCGGCCGTCGCGCCCGCCGCGCTATCGGAGGATCAGGAGGCCGCGGCGGCGCGGCTTCGCGCAGCGGTCGCGGCGCGAACCTTCAGCGCGATTCTCCTGCGGGGCGTCACCGGCTCCGGCAAGACCGAGGTCTATCTCGAAGCCATCTCCGAATGTCTGAAGCAGGGGCGCCAGGCGCTGATCCTATTGCCGGAGATCGCGCTGACCGCGGCCTTTATCGACCGGGTCGAACGGCGCTTCGGCGCGCGCCCGGCGGAATGGCATTCCGGAATCGCCGGGGCTGAGCGACGGCGCGTCTGGGTTGGCGTCGCGACCGGCGCGGCGCGGCTGGTCGTGGGGGCGCGCTCGGCGCTGTTCCTTCCCTTCGCCGATCCAGGCCTGATCGTCGTGGATGAGGAGCACGACGGCTCCTACAAGCAGGAGGACGGCGCACTCTATAACGCGCGCGACATGGCGGTGCTGCGCGCCTCGCTCGAAGGCGCGGCGATCGTGCTCGCCTCCGCCACGCCTTCGCTGGAGACATGGGCGAACGCCGAGGCGGGGAAATACGCCCGTGTCGAGTTGTCGGAACGGTTTGGCGTCGCCGAACTGCCGGAGGTCCGGCTGCTCGATATCCGCGAGGAAGGCCCGCCCGCCGGACGCTGGATCGCGCCGGCGCTTGCACGCGCCGCCAAGGCGCGAATCGATGCGGGCGAGCAGGTGCTGTTCTTCCTCAACCGGCGCGGCTACGCGCCGCTCACCGTGTGCCGCGCCTGCGGGCATTTCTTCGAATGCCGGGATTGCGACGCGCGCATGGTCGAGCACCGTTTCCGCAAGCGCCTCGTCTGCCATCAGTGCGGCCGGACGGAGCCGATCCCGACCGCTTGCCCCGCCTGCGGGCGCGAGGACCGGCTCGCCGCCACCGGCCCGGGCGTCGAGCGGCTGGCGGAGGAGGCGGAGCAGATCTTCCCCGATTCGCGAATCGCGATCCTCTCCTCCGACATCGCCGCCGGCGCGATCAAGGAGGAAATCGCGCGGATCGCCGCCGGCGGCGCGGACCTGATCATCGGAACGCAGATCGTCGCGAAGGGGCATAATTTCCCGCTTCTGACGCTGGTCGGCGTGATCGACGCCGATCTCGGCCTTCAGGGCGGTGATCTTCGGGCGGCGGAGCGGACATTCCAGCTTGTGCGCCAGGTCGCCGGCCGCGCCGGACGGGCGGAGCGGCCGGGCGTCGCGCTGGTCCAGACGGCGGCGCCGGATCACGCCGTGATGCGGGCGTTGGTCTCAGGCGACGCGGAGGCGTTTCTGAACGAACTGGCGGCGGAGCGCCGCCGCGCCGGGGCGCCGCCCTACGGCAGGATGGCGGGGGTGATCCTGTCCGGTCGGAACGAGGCGCAGGTCTGGGCGACGGCGGAGGCGCTGGCCAGGGCGGATGAGCCGCTGCGCGCGGCGGGGGCGGAACTGTTCGGCCCCGCCCCCGCCCCGATCGCACGAATCCGCGGCAAGGCGCGGGTGCGGCTGTTGGTGAAGGTGGCGAAGGGCGCGCCGCTTCAGGCTGCGCTCCGGCGCTGGCGCGCGGCGGTGAAGACGCCTTCCGCGGTGCGCGTCGCCATCGATATCGATCCGCAGAGCTTTCTCTGATTCCCGCGACCGGAGGGCGGGAATCGCTCGGGTTTCCCCGCATTGCAGCAAAAAAACTGCGCCGCCCGCGCGGGGCGCCTTCCGATTTTCCACAACATGTTGAAAGAGCTGCGATCAGCTTCCCCAAGATGATCGCAGCGGGCATTGCAAAGCTTGCGAGGCCCATGATAGGCAACGCGCGGCTTCGGGGGCCGCTGCGCCCGGGAAGAAATCGCCATGCCGTCTGGCCGGAACACCCGGCTCGAAACTGACGACGACGAGGGAATTGGATGAGCGACAGGTCAGCCTCGACCGCAGGGATCGCCGGGCGCTATGCGGCCGCGATTTTTGAGTTGGCGGAGGAGAGCGACAAGCTTGAATCCGTCGAAGGCCATCTTGGCGCGCTGAAGGCCGCGATCGGTGAGAGCGACGACTTCGCCGCCCTGATCGCAAGCCCGATCGTGTCGCGCGAGGATCAGGGCGCCGCGATGGCGGCGATCTGCAAGGCGATGGAGATCGGCGCGCCTGTCTCCTCGCTGGTCGGGCTGATGGCGGCCAAACGGCGGCTTTTCGCCTTGCCGCAGGTGATCGAAGCATTCAGCGCGCTTCTCGCCAAGAAGCGCGGCGTTGTCGCCGCCGAGGTGACTGCCGCGACGCCGCTGACGGCGGCGCAGCAAGAAGAGCTGGAAGCCGTTATCAAGAAATTCGCGGGCGCGGACATCGCGCTCGACGTCACCGTGGACGAGGCGCTAATCGGCGGTCTCGTCGTCAAGGTGGGCTCGAAGATGATCGACACCTCGATCCGCTCGCGCCTCGCCTCCCTTGAAACCGCTATGAAAGAGGTCGGATGATGAGCATCCAGGCTGCTGAGATCTCCGCGATCCTGAAAGAGCAGATCAAGAATTTCGGACAGGACGCGGAAGTGGCCGAGATCGGCCGGGTGCTTTCCGTCGGCGACGGCATCGCGCGCGTCTATGGCCTCGACAATTGCCAGGCCGGCGAAATGGTCGAGTTTCCCGGCGGCATCCGCGGCATGGCGCTGAACCTCGAGGCTGACAATGTCGGCGTCGTGATCTTCGGCGACGACCGGACGATCAAGGAAGGGGACACCGTCAAGCGCACGGGCAACATCGTCGACGTGCCTACCGGCGACGAGCTTCTGGGCCGCGTTGTGGACGGGCTCGGCAATCCGATCGACGGCAAGGGGCCCCTCAACGCCTCCAAACGCTCGCGCGCGGAGGTGAAGGCCCCCGGCATCATTCCGCGGAAATCGGTGCATGAGCCGATGGCGACCGGGCTCAAGGCCGTCGATGCGCTGATCCCGATCGGCCGCGGCCAGCGCGAGCTGATCATCGGCGACCGCCAGACCGGCAAGACCGCCGTCGCGCTCGACGCGATCCTGAACCAGAAATCGGTGAACGACGCCGCCGGCGACGATGAATCGAAGAAGCTCTATTGCGTCTATGTCGCGATCGGGCAGAAGCGCTCCACCGTCGCGCAGCTTGTGAAGAAGCTGGAGGAGACCGGGGCGCTGGCATACTCCATCGTCGTCGCCGCCACCGCGTCCGACCCGGCGCCGCTGCAGTTTCTCGCGCCCTATTCGGCCTGCGCCATGGCGGAGCATTTTCGCGACAACGGCCGTCACGCGCTGATCATCTATGACGATCTCTCTAAGCAGGCTGTCGCTTATCGCCAGATGTCGCTTCTGCTGCGTCGTCCGCCGGGGCGTGAGGCTTATCCGGGCGACGTGTTCTATCTTCACTCGCGGCTTCTCGAGCGCGCGGCGAAGCTCAATGACGACAACGGGGCCGGCTCGATCACCGCCCTGCCGATCATCGAGACTCAGGGCGGCGACGTTTCCGCCTTCATCCCGACCAACGTCATCTCGATCACCGACGGCCAGATCTTCCTTGAAACCGAGCTGTTCTACCAGGGCGTCCGGCCGGCGGTGAATGTCGGTCTCTCGGTCTCCCGCGTCGGTTCTTCGGCGCAGACCAAGGCGATGAAATCCGTCGCCGGTTCGATCAAGCTGGAGCTGGCGCAGTATCGCGAAATGGCGGCCTTCGCACAGTTCGGCTCCGATCTCGACGCGGCGACGCAGCGGCTTCTTAACCGCGGCGCTCGGCTGGTCGAACTTCTGAAGCAGCCGCAATACTCGCCGCTCACCAACGCCGAACAGGTCTGCGTCATCTATGCCGGCACCAAGGGCTATATCGACGAGATCAGGGTGGATCAGGTCGGCCCGTTCGAACGCGGGCTGCTGGAGCATCTTCGCGGCGAGCATCAGGATCTCCTGAACGAGATCCGCGACAACGATCAGAAGATCGCGGGCGAGATCGAGGAAAAGATCAAGGCCGCCGTCGACGATTTCGCGAAGACTTTCGCCTGAGCAAAAACCGGAGGGGGATAGCGCCCGATGGCGAACCTCAAGGTACTGAAGAACCGGATCGCGTCGGTCACGTCGACCCGGAAGATCACCAAGGCGATGCAGATGGTCGCCGCCGCCAAGCTGCGCCGGGCGCAGGAGGCGGCGGAGGCCGCGCGCCCGTTCGCCGAGCGTATGGACGAGGTGCTGGAGAATCTGGCCCGCGCCACCGCTGGGGCGGCCAACGCGCCGAAGCTGATGGCCGGAACCGGCGACGACAAGGTGCATCTGCTGATCGTCGCGACGGCCGAGCGCGGGCTATGTGGCGGATTCAACTCCTCCATCGTTCGCCTCGCGAAGCAAAAGGCGGACGAGTTGATCGCCGCCGGCAAGACGATAAAGATCCTGACCATCGGCAAGAAGGGTCGTGAGCAGCTACGCCGGAAATACGGCGATTATTTCATCGACCATGTCGATATGACCGAGGTGAAGCGCGTCAGCTTCAGCGATGCGCGCGGCGTCGCCGCTGAGATCCTGAAGCGGTTCGGCGCCGGCGAATTCGACGTGGCGACGATCTTCTTCAACCGTTTCCAGTCGGTCATCAGCCAGGTGCCGACAGCGCAGCAGCTTATCCCGGCGGTGGTCGAAGCGAGCGACGACAAAGACGCCGGCCCGGCCAAGGCCTATGAATACGAGCCTGACGAGGATGAGATCCTCGCGGAGCTTCTGCCGCGCAATCTCGGGGTGCAGATCTTTCGCGCGCTCCTCGAGAACGCCGCTTCCGAGCAGGGCGCGCGGATGTCGGCGATGGACAACGCGACCCGCAACGCCGGCGAGATGATCGACAAGCTGACGATCCAGTACAATCGATCGCGCCAGGCCGCGATCACCAACGAACTTATTGAAATCATTTCGGGCGCCGAGGCGCTCTGACCCGCTCGGAGAGAGAGAACATGGCGAAATCAGGCAAGATCACCCAGGTCATCGGCGCCGTCGTCGACGTGCAGTTCGACGGCCATCTGCCCGCGATCCTCAACGCGCTGGAGACCGACAATAACGGCCAGCGGCTGGTGCTCGAAGTGGCGCAGCATCTCGGCGAGAACACGGTGCGGACCATCGCCATGGACGCGACCGAGGGGCTCGTGCGCGGCGGGGAAGTGAATGACACCGACGCCCCGATCTCCGTGCCTGTCGGCGACGGCACGCTCGGCCGGATTCTCAACGTCGTCGGCGAACCGGTGGACGAGGGCGGCCCTGTCGAGACCGAAGAGCGTCGTCCGATCCACCAGCCGGCGCCCGACTATGTCGATCAGTCGACCGAGTCGGAGGTTCTGGCCACCGGCATCAAGGTCGTCGACCTTCTCGCGCCCTACGCGAAGGGCGGCAAGATCGGCCTCTTCGGTGGAGCGGGCGTCGGCAAGACGGTGTTGATCATGGAGCTGATCAACAACATCGCCAAGGTGCACTCGGGCTACTCGGTTTTCGCCGGCGTCGGCGAGCGGACGCGCGAGGGGAACGACCTTTATCACGAGATGATCGAATCGGGCGTCATCGTGCCGGACAACCTGACCGAATCGAAAGTGGCGCTCGTCTACGGCCAGATGAATGAGCCGCCGGGCGCGCGCGCCCGTGTCGCGCTGACCGGCCTGACGCTGGCCGAGCAGTTCCGCGACCAGTCCGGCACCGATGTTCTCTTCTTCGTCGACAACATCTTCCGCTTCACCCAGGCGGGCTCCGAGGTCTCGGCGCTTCTGGGCCGCATTCCCTCGGCGGTCGGCTACCAGCCGACGCTGGCGACCGACATGGGCGCGCTGCAGGAGCGGATCACGTCCACCAACAAGGGCTCGATCACCTCGGTGCAGGCGATCTACGTGCCGGCGGACGACCTCACCGACCCGGCGCCCGCGACATCCTTCGCCCACCTCGATGCGACGACGGTGCTCTCGCGCGCCATTTCGGAGTTGGGCATCTACCCGGCGGTCGATCCGCTCGACTCGACCTCGCGCCTGCTCGACCCGGCCGTGATCGGTGAAGAGCATTACGCCGTCGCGCGTAATGTTCAGGAAATTCTCCAGCGCTACAAGGCGCTGCAGGACATCATCGCCATTCTCGGCATGGACGAGCTTTCCGAGGAGGACAAGCTGGCGGTGGCGCGCGCCCGGAAGCTGCAGCGCTTCCTCTCGCAGCCCTTCGACGTCGCGCAGGTCTTCACGGGCTCGCCGGGCGTTCAGGTGCCGCTGGAAAAGACCATCGACGGGTTCAAGCGGGTTTGCGCCGGTGAGTTCGATCACCTGCCGGAGGCGGCGTTCTATATGGTTGGCGACATCGACGACGTGATCGCGAAGGCCGAACGGCTGGCCGCGGACGCGGCCTGATCGCGCCGACAGGGAGGCTGAGATGGCCGACAAGATGAACTTCGAGTTGGTCTCGCCCGAGCGCCGGTTGGCGGCGGGCGAGGCGGACATGGTGACGATCCCCGGCATGGAAGGGGATATCGGCGCGCTGCCCGGCCACGCGCCGTTCCTGACGACGCTCCGCCCCGGCGTCCTGACCGTGACCGGCGGTGAGGCGGAAGGCGAATACTTCGTCACCGGCGGCTTCGCCGAGATCACGCCTGAGGGCGTCGCAATCCTCGCCGAGGAAACTCTCGCGCGCGCCGAGTTGGACCGCGAGTTTCTCGATGAGCGGATCACGAAGGCGCGCGCCGAGCTTGACGAGATCGACAGCCAGGATCATCATGGCCAACGAACCGCGAGCCAACGGCTGAACGACCTCCTCACAGCCGTCGAACATATGTTCTGAAATTTCGGACAATTGGCGGTACGAAAAATGACCGCCCTTCGCCATTCGGCGGGGGCGGTCTTTTGATGCCGGCGATCGGTTGGCGTCCTTGAGCAGAGATACGACGAAAGAGGCCGTCGCCTGGCCCACGACGCGCAAAAGGCGTGAAGCCGCCCCGGATTGCTCAGGAGCCGAGGGGCGCCGGCCCCGTAGAACACCCCTACCGCGGAAGATGCGAACCCGTTGAGAACGCGTACTCCGGCGCAGATGAGCCTTGCCAGTCATATTCGTCCTCTGATCGCGAATCGCGATGCGGCGATGACGCCGGCAATGTGGGGATAACCCGTCGAAATCCGAATTTGCGCCAGAACCGGCGAGATTGGGGTTGTTCGGCCCCGGCGTTCGGGTGGCCGATGCCGGAGTTGCGGTCAATCGATCTGAGCCTCGAGCGGCGCCTGGATCTCCACCGGGTCAAGCGGGCTGAACCGACTGGATGATCTCACGGCGCGAACCTCTCTCAAGCGCACATGGATAGGTGTTCGTGGCGCGGCGTATCGCGCGTCATGTGCCTGTCGCACAGGACGTAGACGGAATCAGGCCGAAAGGCGTCGCGCACGCGCCAACGCCGCGGCCGGACTGGACGCATCTTCCGACCGAGGAACGCACGGACCGACCGAGGAGCCTAGGATGAGAACCCACGCCCGCGCCGTCGTCGTCGGAGGCGGCGCTGTCGGCGCCTCCATCGCTTATCATCTGGCGAAGGCGGGCTGGACCGATGTCGTGCTGCTGGAGCGGGACGAACTGACCTCCGGTTCGACTTGGCATGCGGCCGGATTGCTGCCGCTCTTCAACATGTCCTACGCGACGAGCCACATCCACGACTACAGCGTAAAATTCTACAAGGAATTGGAGGCCGAGACCGGGCTCGACGCCGGATTCTCGGTCGTTGGCAATCTGCGCATGGCGCAGACCGATGCGCGGATGGACGAATACGCGCTTTACGCGGCGACGGCGGAGAGCGTCGGCATCCCCTTCGAATGGCTGACGCCGAAGGAGATCGGCGCGCGATGGCCTCTGGTCAGAACAGATGATCTGAAAGGGGCGATCTTTCATCCGACCGACGGTTACATCAACCCGGCGGACGTGACGCAGGCGATGGCTAAGGGCGCCCGCCAGCGGGGGGTGGAGATCATTCGCCGCGCCCATGTCACGGGGTTCGAACGGCGCGGC encodes:
- a CDS encoding Lrp/AsnC family transcriptional regulator, coding for MSGEPLDATDRRLVAVLREDGRASISALAANLGLARGTVRARIESLRARGVIRRFTIDIGGALEPETVRAVMTIELKGSMTRQVIRALEMTPEITAIHTTNGAWDLVAEINASSLPAFDRVLREVRAIQGVSNSQTSLLLDTLRG
- a CDS encoding tyrosine recombinase XerC; translation: MTEASAGAADLLRRWLASMSGARAASPHTITGYRRDVAGYLGFLAGHRGGPMGRQALGAINPRDMRAWQARLRADGLSARSAARALSAVKSFHRWLGEAEGVEAAAPLAARTPKAPRRLPRPVAADAARAMISHAADSHPEPWIAARDAAVLTLLWGAGLRVSEALALNRADAPLPETLRISGKGGKERIAPVLPAARAAVEEYLRLLPYETGPEDPLFLGARGKRLDQRLVRLAMARARAALGLPATATPHALRHSFATHLLEAGGDLRAIQALLGHASLATTQVYTSVDQARLMAVYEAAHPRREA
- a CDS encoding DUF484 family protein, giving the protein MAETQAAAAPRDLREEILADPAIVLEDRVVMQALIDAEPAPGGRKVVDLRGALVTRLEARLDRLETTHRSVIAAAYENLAGTTQIQKAVLLLLAQNRFVDFLRALTLETPEMVAVDCARLCIETDEAAPGPLTGLDESLSESLVILPPGGVDAYFALGGAAGRPISLRPAVAEADAVFGDTADSIRSEALVRLDLGDGREGLLVFGAEDARRFGPEHGGDLLEFFGGVVERALRRWLAPES
- the fsa gene encoding fructose-6-phosphate aldolase, whose protein sequence is MKFFVDTAEIAEIRELAETGMVDGVTTNPSLIMKSGRDITDVTKEICDLIDGPVSAETVATDAEGMIAEGKKLAEIAPNIAIKVPLTWEGLKACKTLTGEGRMVNVTLCFSANQALLAAKAGATFISPFIGRLDDISLDGMDLIQEIRQIYDNYHFSTEILAASIRSVNHVKAAALIGADVITAPPNVIKALAAHPLTDKGLDAFLKDWAKTGQKILG
- a CDS encoding primosomal protein N', which produces MTDVAERFAPGALVAVLTPLPVERAYDYRTGPDMALAPGDFVEVEVGPNVVIGVVWGKGAGDADAAKLKTVLRRLDLPPATAALRAFLSRAADYTLTPLGGMLRLATRAPDLGRPPRPRVVYRPGAPAARETSARKRVLAALAETGGAMSAAELSAFAGVSAGVVKGMAALGALVAEERSGGRPFAPLDPAVAPAALSEDQEAAAARLRAAVAARTFSAILLRGVTGSGKTEVYLEAISECLKQGRQALILLPEIALTAAFIDRVERRFGARPAEWHSGIAGAERRRVWVGVATGAARLVVGARSALFLPFADPGLIVVDEEHDGSYKQEDGALYNARDMAVLRASLEGAAIVLASATPSLETWANAEAGKYARVELSERFGVAELPEVRLLDIREEGPPAGRWIAPALARAAKARIDAGEQVLFFLNRRGYAPLTVCRACGHFFECRDCDARMVEHRFRKRLVCHQCGRTEPIPTACPACGREDRLAATGPGVERLAEEAEQIFPDSRIAILSSDIAAGAIKEEIARIAAGGADLIIGTQIVAKGHNFPLLTLVGVIDADLGLQGGDLRAAERTFQLVRQVAGRAGRAERPGVALVQTAAPDHAVMRALVSGDAEAFLNELAAERRRAGAPPYGRMAGVILSGRNEAQVWATAEALARADEPLRAAGAELFGPAPAPIARIRGKARVRLLVKVAKGAPLQAALRRWRAAVKTPSAVRVAIDIDPQSFL
- a CDS encoding F0F1 ATP synthase subunit delta, encoding MSDRSASTAGIAGRYAAAIFELAEESDKLESVEGHLGALKAAIGESDDFAALIASPIVSREDQGAAMAAICKAMEIGAPVSSLVGLMAAKRRLFALPQVIEAFSALLAKKRGVVAAEVTAATPLTAAQQEELEAVIKKFAGADIALDVTVDEALIGGLVVKVGSKMIDTSIRSRLASLETAMKEVG
- the atpA gene encoding F0F1 ATP synthase subunit alpha, translated to MSIQAAEISAILKEQIKNFGQDAEVAEIGRVLSVGDGIARVYGLDNCQAGEMVEFPGGIRGMALNLEADNVGVVIFGDDRTIKEGDTVKRTGNIVDVPTGDELLGRVVDGLGNPIDGKGPLNASKRSRAEVKAPGIIPRKSVHEPMATGLKAVDALIPIGRGQRELIIGDRQTGKTAVALDAILNQKSVNDAAGDDESKKLYCVYVAIGQKRSTVAQLVKKLEETGALAYSIVVAATASDPAPLQFLAPYSACAMAEHFRDNGRHALIIYDDLSKQAVAYRQMSLLLRRPPGREAYPGDVFYLHSRLLERAAKLNDDNGAGSITALPIIETQGGDVSAFIPTNVISITDGQIFLETELFYQGVRPAVNVGLSVSRVGSSAQTKAMKSVAGSIKLELAQYREMAAFAQFGSDLDAATQRLLNRGARLVELLKQPQYSPLTNAEQVCVIYAGTKGYIDEIRVDQVGPFERGLLEHLRGEHQDLLNEIRDNDQKIAGEIEEKIKAAVDDFAKTFA
- a CDS encoding F0F1 ATP synthase subunit gamma is translated as MANLKVLKNRIASVTSTRKITKAMQMVAAAKLRRAQEAAEAARPFAERMDEVLENLARATAGAANAPKLMAGTGDDKVHLLIVATAERGLCGGFNSSIVRLAKQKADELIAAGKTIKILTIGKKGREQLRRKYGDYFIDHVDMTEVKRVSFSDARGVAAEILKRFGAGEFDVATIFFNRFQSVISQVPTAQQLIPAVVEASDDKDAGPAKAYEYEPDEDEILAELLPRNLGVQIFRALLENAASEQGARMSAMDNATRNAGEMIDKLTIQYNRSRQAAITNELIEIISGAEAL
- the atpD gene encoding F0F1 ATP synthase subunit beta — encoded protein: MAKSGKITQVIGAVVDVQFDGHLPAILNALETDNNGQRLVLEVAQHLGENTVRTIAMDATEGLVRGGEVNDTDAPISVPVGDGTLGRILNVVGEPVDEGGPVETEERRPIHQPAPDYVDQSTESEVLATGIKVVDLLAPYAKGGKIGLFGGAGVGKTVLIMELINNIAKVHSGYSVFAGVGERTREGNDLYHEMIESGVIVPDNLTESKVALVYGQMNEPPGARARVALTGLTLAEQFRDQSGTDVLFFVDNIFRFTQAGSEVSALLGRIPSAVGYQPTLATDMGALQERITSTNKGSITSVQAIYVPADDLTDPAPATSFAHLDATTVLSRAISELGIYPAVDPLDSTSRLLDPAVIGEEHYAVARNVQEILQRYKALQDIIAILGMDELSEEDKLAVARARKLQRFLSQPFDVAQVFTGSPGVQVPLEKTIDGFKRVCAGEFDHLPEAAFYMVGDIDDVIAKAERLAADAA
- a CDS encoding F0F1 ATP synthase subunit epsilon gives rise to the protein MADKMNFELVSPERRLAAGEADMVTIPGMEGDIGALPGHAPFLTTLRPGVLTVTGGEAEGEYFVTGGFAEITPEGVAILAEETLARAELDREFLDERITKARAELDEIDSQDHHGQRTASQRLNDLLTAVEHMF